TCTTTTTACACAAATTAAGGACACTTCAGTCTCTAAAGGGATCTCTCCTGTCCTGTTATGAGTTAGGATAATTTTCTGCCCACTGTGGTTTCTTTCTTAAGAAGCATTCTGTTTTTACAAAAACTCCTTCCGCATTTCGTACATTTTTATTTCCCTCCAGTATGGATACACTTATGGGAAGTAAGGTGATTTTTTAATatgaagctcttcccacattccaggcattcgtagggcttctctcctgtgtgggtccTTTTATGGTAAGTCAGAGACGTACTGCCAGCGAAGGTCTTTCCACAGTCTGTGCACTTATACGGTTTTTCTCCGGTATGGATCCTTTTGTGGCTCATCAGGTAACTACTACTTTTGAAACTCttcccacattccaggcatttatagggtttctctcccgtgtgggtCCTTCTATGGTAAGTCAGAGACGTACTGTCAGCGAAAGTCTTTCCACACTCTGTGCacttatatggtttttctccggTATGGATCCTTTTGTGGCATATCAGGTAACTACTACTTttgaagctcttcccacactgtatgcatttaaagggtttttctccagtatgcatccttttatgggaagtaaggGAACTCTTCATACTGAACCTCTTTCCACAATCCACACATTTATAAGGTTTTCTACCTGAATGGATTCCTTTGTGGGATTTCAGACATGCTCTGTGCCTGAACCTCTTCCCACATTCTAGGCATGTAtaaggtttctctcccgtgtggagCCGTTTATGGAGGTTCAGGTAAATGCTGCTTTtatagctctttccacactcgatgcatttatagggtttttctTCAGTGTGGACCCGTTTATGGGAAACAAGGTCACAACTTCGCCTGAAGCTCTTCCCACAGTctaggcatttatagggtttttctcctgtgtggatccgttTATGAGAAGTAAGAGCACTCTTTCCACTGAAGCTCTttgcacactccatgcatttatacggtttttctcctgtgtggatccgttTATGAGAAGTAAGCGCACTCTTTACACTGAAgcgctttccacactccatgcatttatagggtttttctcctgtgtggactcGTTTATGGGAAACAAGCTCACCGCTTTGGCTGAAGTCCTTCCCACAGTctaggcatttatagggtttttctcctgtgtggatccgttTATGAGAAGTAAGAGCACTCTTtacactgaagctctttccacactctatgcatttatagggtttttctcctgtgtggattcgTTTATGGGAAGCAAGGTCACCGCTTCGCCTGAAGTCCTTCCCACAGTctaggcatttatagggtttttctcctgtgtggatccgtt
This genomic window from Ahaetulla prasina isolate Xishuangbanna chromosome 2, ASM2864084v1, whole genome shotgun sequence contains:
- the LOC131192692 gene encoding zinc finger protein 665-like isoform X1 is translated as MERNWVDLINLSPDLSFRGIPKDKSQGQDTSLVNKMESPLFTESSPSSGGAEGTAGFVTQGPVSFGEVAIHFNSEEWLLLDPSQKALYQEVMLETSRMVASLAFDSQKKENDQEPNLVPLQIIKTEIPEETSTNKWGRKKHEKRHNWKEKSILECVEMNHFLTQRDSKENTGKCQSRNRFKANPNASNHCKTGKSFSTNKLTSHKKIQTREKPYNGVDCGKSVGWRGNLTSHKKIHTRQKLSKCLECGKSFRYRKCLKSHKRIHTEGKPYKCVDCGKRFSLKTSLTSHKRIHTGEKPYKCMECGKSFTTSSYLMCHKRIHSGEKPYKCVDCGKRFSMKNSLTSHKRIHTGEKPYKCMECGKSFSVKSSLTSHKRIHTGEKPYKCLDCGKDFRRSGDLASHKRIHTGEKPYKCIECGKSFSVKSALTSHKRIHTGEKPYKCLDCGKDFSQSGELVSHKRVHTGEKPYKCMECGKRFSVKSALTSHKRIHTGEKPYKCMECAKSFSGKSALTSHKRIHTGEKPYKCLDCGKSFRRSCDLVSHKRVHTEEKPYKCIECGKSYKSSIYLNLHKRLHTGEKPYTCLECGKRFRHRACLKSHKGIHSGRKPYKCVDCGKRFSMKSSLTSHKRMHTGEKPFKCIQCGKSFKSSSYLICHKRIHTGEKPYKCTECGKTFADSTSLTYHRRTHTGEKPYKCLECGKSFKSSSYLMSHKRIHTGEKPYKCTDCGKTFAGSTSLTYHKRTHTGEKPYECLECGKSFILKNHLTSHKCIHTGGK
- the LOC131192692 gene encoding zinc finger protein 665-like isoform X2, with product MERNWVDLINLSPDLSFRGIPKDKSQVNKMESPLFTESSPSSGGAEGTAGFVTQGPVSFGEVAIHFNSEEWLLLDPSQKALYQEVMLETSRMVASLAFDSQKKENDQEPNLVPLQIIKTEIPEETSTNKWGRKKHEKRHNWKEKSILECVEMNHFLTQRDSKENTGKCQSRNRFKANPNASNHCKTGKSFSTNKLTSHKKIQTREKPYNGVDCGKSVGWRGNLTSHKKIHTRQKLSKCLECGKSFRYRKCLKSHKRIHTEGKPYKCVDCGKRFSLKTSLTSHKRIHTGEKPYKCMECGKSFTTSSYLMCHKRIHSGEKPYKCVDCGKRFSMKNSLTSHKRIHTGEKPYKCMECGKSFSVKSSLTSHKRIHTGEKPYKCLDCGKDFRRSGDLASHKRIHTGEKPYKCIECGKSFSVKSALTSHKRIHTGEKPYKCLDCGKDFSQSGELVSHKRVHTGEKPYKCMECGKRFSVKSALTSHKRIHTGEKPYKCMECAKSFSGKSALTSHKRIHTGEKPYKCLDCGKSFRRSCDLVSHKRVHTEEKPYKCIECGKSYKSSIYLNLHKRLHTGEKPYTCLECGKRFRHRACLKSHKGIHSGRKPYKCVDCGKRFSMKSSLTSHKRMHTGEKPFKCIQCGKSFKSSSYLICHKRIHTGEKPYKCTECGKTFADSTSLTYHRRTHTGEKPYKCLECGKSFKSSSYLMSHKRIHTGEKPYKCTDCGKTFAGSTSLTYHKRTHTGEKPYECLECGKSFILKNHLTSHKCIHTGGK